CGTGCGCGCCCGTGTGAAGCAGCAGCGCGTCCAGCACCGGCTGCATGGCGCTGCCCAGGTCGGGGGCCGTGAGCCCCAACCGCGTGAGCCGCAAGGTCAGCTCAGCGAAGGTCCCGGAAGCGTCGGCCGTGGTCATGAGATAGCTCTACTATGACACACCCAATGAGGAAAACCTCACAAAAGGGAAAAGGGGGCCACGCGGCCCCCCTCTGGGGTGATTCCGGGAGGCGCCTTCAGGGCAACGGAAAGCGCCCAGCGAAGGCGTGGACCTCAGCCTTCACGTCCTCGCCTTTCAGGGCGCGGTCAATCAGGCCGGCGATGGTGGGCATGTCGCTCTCGACCATGCCGCGCGTGGTGACGGCCGGCGTGCCAATGCGGATGCCGCCGCCGTGCAGGATTTTTTCGGTGTCGTAGGGCAGGGTGGACTTGGAAATGGTGATGTGGTTGGCGTCCAGGCGCTTGGTGGCCTTGGTGCCGTTCAAGCCCTGGGGGCGCAGGTCCAGCACCAGCAGGTGGTTGTCGGTGCCGCCCGACACCACGCGGTAACCCAGCGCCTGAAAGGCGGCGGCCAGCGCCTGCGCGTTCCTGATGATCTGCGCGGCGTAGGTTTTGAATTCGGGCTGCAGCGCCTCGCCAAAGGCCACGGCCTTGGCGGCGATCACATGTTCCAGCGGGCCGCCCTGGTAGCCGGGGAACACGGCGCGGTCAATCTTGGCGCCCAGTTCGGGGTCGTTGCTCAGAATGATGCCGCCGCGTGGACCCCGCAGGGTCTTATGGGTGGTGCTGGCCACCACATGCGCGTGGGGCAGCGCGTTGGGGTGCACCCCGGCGGCGATCAGGCCCGCAATGTGGGCGATGTCGGCAAACAGAATGGCGCCCACCTCGTCGGCCACCGCGCGGAAGGCCGCGAAATCAATGGTGCGGCTGTAGGCGCTGGCGCCCGCAATGATCATCTTGGGCTGGTGCTCGTGGGCCAGGCGGCGCACTTCCTCCATATCAATCCGCTCGGTTTCGGGGTTCACCTTGTAGCCCACGATTTTGTAGCGCAGGCCCGAGAAGTTCACCGGGTTGCCGTGCGTCAGGTGCCCGCCGTGCGAGAGGTCCATGCCCAGCACGGTGCTGCCGGGCTCAATCAGGGCGTTGTACACCGCGAGGTTGGCGCTGCTGCCCGAGTGCGGCTGCACGTTGGCCCACGCGGCGCCGAACAGTTCCTTGACGCGGTCAATGGCGAGCTGCTCGACCTGATCCACGACCTCGCAGCCGCCGTACCAGCGCTTGCCGGGGTACCCTTCGGCGTACTTGTTGGTCAGCAGCGAGCCCTGGGCTTCGCGCACGGCCGCCGAGGTGAAGTTCTCCGAGGCGATGAG
This region of Deinococcus multiflagellatus genomic DNA includes:
- the glyA gene encoding serine hydroxymethyltransferase yields the protein MTSTAAPTQARDTAVFDLIAQEAERQRVGLELIASENFTSAAVREAQGSLLTNKYAEGYPGKRWYGGCEVVDQVEQLAIDRVKELFGAAWANVQPHSGSSANLAVYNALIEPGSTVLGMDLSHGGHLTHGNPVNFSGLRYKIVGYKVNPETERIDMEEVRRLAHEHQPKMIIAGASAYSRTIDFAAFRAVADEVGAILFADIAHIAGLIAAGVHPNALPHAHVVASTTHKTLRGPRGGIILSNDPELGAKIDRAVFPGYQGGPLEHVIAAKAVAFGEALQPEFKTYAAQIIRNAQALAAAFQALGYRVVSGGTDNHLLVLDLRPQGLNGTKATKRLDANHITISKSTLPYDTEKILHGGGIRIGTPAVTTRGMVESDMPTIAGLIDRALKGEDVKAEVHAFAGRFPLP